In a single window of the Pseudoxanthomonas sp. F37 genome:
- the bioA gene encoding adenosylmethionine--8-amino-7-oxononanoate transaminase, translating to MLAEAEDWRSRDLSVLWHPCTQMREHPHTLPLVPIARGEGAWLVGHDGTRYLDAVSSWWTNLFGHAEPRIGAAIAAQAGALEQVMLAGFTHAPAVELAERLLAVAPRQAGRAPLSKVFYADNGSAGVEVALKMAFHWFHNRGEHRRTRFVALENGYHGETLGALAVGDIPLYRRVYAPLLAEALFAPSPDAYLAQPEESPAACAARAADALAALLDRHAGEICAVIVEPRVQCAGGMRMHHPDYLARVRELCDASGAFLIADEIAVGFGRTGTLFASEQSGVMPDLLCLSKGLTGGFLPLAAVLATQSIYDGFLDDSRERAFLHSHSYTGNPLACAAALASLAIFRDDDILARNRVTARAMAALAEPLASHRHVADVRQAGMVLAFELTRDGNKATPFPAAARVGLKAYRAALARGVVLRPLGDVLYWMPPYCVETDDLQHLADVTRHAIEEATACA from the coding sequence ATGCTAGCAGAGGCGGAGGACTGGCGTAGCCGCGATCTGTCGGTGCTGTGGCATCCCTGCACCCAGATGCGTGAGCACCCGCACACCTTGCCGCTGGTGCCGATCGCCCGCGGCGAGGGCGCCTGGCTGGTGGGCCATGACGGCACCCGCTACCTGGACGCGGTCAGCAGCTGGTGGACCAACCTGTTCGGCCACGCCGAGCCGCGCATCGGCGCCGCCATCGCCGCACAGGCGGGGGCGCTGGAACAGGTGATGCTGGCCGGCTTCACCCACGCGCCCGCGGTGGAACTGGCCGAGCGCCTGCTGGCGGTGGCGCCGCGGCAGGCCGGTCGCGCGCCGCTGTCCAAGGTGTTCTACGCCGACAATGGCTCTGCCGGCGTGGAAGTGGCGCTGAAGATGGCCTTCCACTGGTTCCACAACCGCGGCGAGCACCGCCGGACCCGGTTCGTCGCGCTGGAGAACGGCTACCACGGCGAAACGCTGGGCGCGCTCGCGGTGGGCGACATCCCGCTGTACCGGCGCGTGTATGCGCCGCTGCTGGCCGAAGCGCTGTTCGCGCCGTCGCCCGACGCCTACCTGGCGCAGCCGGAAGAATCCCCGGCCGCATGCGCCGCGCGCGCCGCCGATGCGCTGGCCGCCCTGCTCGACCGGCACGCCGGCGAGATCTGCGCGGTGATCGTCGAGCCGCGCGTGCAGTGCGCCGGTGGCATGCGCATGCATCATCCGGACTACCTGGCGCGGGTGCGCGAGCTCTGCGACGCCAGCGGCGCGTTCCTGATCGCCGACGAGATCGCGGTGGGTTTCGGCCGTACCGGCACCCTGTTCGCCAGCGAGCAGAGCGGCGTGATGCCCGACCTGCTGTGCCTGTCGAAGGGCCTGACCGGCGGCTTCCTGCCGTTGGCGGCGGTACTGGCCACGCAGTCCATCTACGACGGTTTCCTCGACGATTCGCGCGAACGCGCCTTCCTGCATTCGCACAGCTACACCGGCAATCCACTGGCCTGCGCCGCCGCGCTGGCATCGCTGGCCATCTTCCGCGACGACGACATCCTGGCGCGCAACCGCGTCACCGCGCGCGCGATGGCCGCGCTGGCCGAACCGCTGGCCAGCCACCGCCATGTGGCCGACGTGCGCCAGGCCGGCATGGTGCTGGCGTTCGAACTGACCCGGGACGGCAACAAGGCCACGCCTTTCCCCGCCGCCGCACGCGTGGGCCTGAAGGCCTACCGCGCCGCGCTGGCGCGGGGCGTCGTGCTGCGCCCCCTGGGCGACGTGCTGTACTGGATGCCGCCGTACTGCGTGGAGACCGACGACCTGCAGCATCTGGCCGACGTCACCCGCCACGCCATCGAGGAAGCCACCGCATGCGCCTGA
- a CDS encoding chemotaxis protein CheW: MAHSNDEIRGVLIQAGEHRLLLPNATVAEVLTRAPVEPIAGMPDWLPGRIDWHGWPVPLVAFGRLSGNANEPVALNSKIVVLKALSGDKDRPYFALLTPSFPRLVSVPRDGLLADATEEALPVGVKVRVLLGDEAAVLPDLEVVETMIGEALAQAA, translated from the coding sequence ATGGCCCATTCCAACGATGAGATCCGCGGCGTCCTGATCCAGGCGGGCGAGCACCGCCTGCTGCTGCCCAACGCCACCGTGGCCGAGGTGCTGACCCGCGCACCGGTCGAGCCGATCGCCGGCATGCCCGACTGGCTGCCGGGCCGGATCGACTGGCACGGCTGGCCGGTGCCGCTGGTGGCGTTCGGCCGCCTGAGCGGCAACGCGAACGAACCGGTCGCACTGAACAGCAAGATCGTGGTGCTGAAGGCGTTGAGCGGCGACAAGGACCGTCCGTACTTCGCCCTGCTCACGCCCTCGTTCCCGCGCCTGGTGTCGGTGCCGCGCGACGGCCTGCTGGCCGACGCGACCGAGGAAGCGCTCCCGGTCGGCGTGAAGGTCCGCGTGCTGCTCGGCGACGAAGCCGCCGTGCTGCCGGACCTGGAAGTGGTGGAGACGATGATCGGCGAGGCGCTGGCCCAGGCGGCCTGA
- a CDS encoding Hpt domain-containing protein, whose translation MSALREAMSHAVLGWVKPELDETLRLVRQEIEAFVETPADTSRMRFCAGYLHQVQGTLRMVELYAPAMVAEELELLAKALQEGAAGDRDEACATLMRGAVLLPDYLERLQEGHRDIPIVLLPLLNEIRAARGASGLNESMLFPPGTDDVAAPSEAEIDHARSSLSGRNRELLDTVGNAVKEELLRVKDALDLHLRTGSDAGELEPQVAELGNVADTLGMMGLGVARDVVMQQRDTLRDVVAGSRPADEGTLLDVAGALLYVDASLDDQVARLGSAGDAAPDPSTAESQRTVEVLAQEAIINFAGARERFVAFIETNWDHGELAEVPRLLDEVAGALRMLELGQAGDYVTGVRRYVGSELIGKKRVPGGQQLDTLADAMASLEYYLEALRERRPNREDILEITRGSLEALRYWPLPPEAPAEQEAAVITAPAVAATEPPAAPAIEAPAAQPAEDTAPAPSFGALSLEPLDTAPVLGDANPFDPVGFEEAAADVEATTFVVELEEQAAASAPDDAPVEPEAPAAQEEAAAFAPATPVEAEEDALPDLRHEIAAAAAALPAAAMVGGFDADATDIDDEIREVFLEEFDEEIVNLRQLLPVWRSNPEDLERLRPIRRVFHTLKGSGRLVGAKTLGEFSWKVENMLNRVLDRTREPSHAVEALLEQACDALPQLNAALRGQGSVTADLAGLQGVADRLAAGEDAYYSAEAPVLAEDEEFVEPAYVAPVAEDVPAVFEPETEGTPASVDAVLREILETEVDNHLDTVDTWLQKAQVEATPVNEELLRAIHTMNGALAMADVPEITHVTGPAEQYVKRLLAAGETPTPEGVAALADTAQAIRRSVAALQAPSPRIPVFAALSAQLAALGDSLPDLRTGAQIVDDTRQGTYVGQTPITAPVGPSDVELLAMDLSAYLDAEAADVAGGLANVMDAEGAAEVPADTVAAAPAEAVETVSREDIPAAVPQVPSPADQSITFYDIDYRILPRTQVQDAGIVAPPGEAAQQDLAPSATDEMAAADAGADAAADAGLHEVAQTDQADEAVPQPADEAEHAADETGFVADDEALRVDADLPAFLAGADAAPRAGSAGDGEVADDAAAQDEVGAGVSGEEIETGAGEPVMMAETPDAAVVVEVVEVIEETAIEETAVDGDAVAAIDMSSPTVEDVAVAEAEADAEAEAEAEAEAEALPIVDSMEVEDASAEPSEPIEVVRTAEAGEAVDASAAETSAAQDVEPVASLEAEESAVTSAPADMPEPEEALDLTGLDLDLVEIFIEEGNDLLDHSDDLLARLRETPEDRALVISLQRDLHTLKGGARMAGIHAVGDLGHAIESMLESIAGQRTELDRRAIQLLERGFDTLHAQLARVTARRAVAIPDGMIAEFNARARGIELPAAPVAAEAAPASIELAPLSAPIETELAAPVEEEFFPMGQQEQVRVRADLLDRLVNHAGEVAIYRARLEQQLGAFRGAMAELDRTNIRLHDQLRRLDLETEAQIVARYQREHDKQDPTFDPLELDRFSTLQQLSRALAESAADISGLQGVLDDLSRQYDSLLQQQSRVSSELQDGLMRARMVPFEGIVPRLRRVLRQAASDTQKQVNLQLSGTHGEMDRNVLERMTAPLEHLLRNSVAHGLESPQARRKAGKPEEGTVQVALRREGSEMVLVVSDDGAGLDRQAIRRRAEQRGLIQPGAALADADLDRLILESGFSTYDQVSQLAGRGVGMDVVYNEVRQLGGSLDITSTPGQGATFTLRLPQTLAVTQAVFVQIGETQFAVPVAAVSGIGRISHARFNAGAGAYHYAGEDYPLYNLGHLVGHGPAKAEGQAQVPLLLVRAGDLRAAVAVDQVLGNREIVVKPVGPQIASIPGIYGATITGDGSVVVILDAAPLVRRHLAQPAQPTQPTAAVEQRRVPLVMVVDDSLTMRKVTSRVLERHNFEVSAARDGVEALEKLEERVPDLMLLDIEMPRMDGYELATAMKADPRFKDVPIVMITSRTGDKHRQRAFDIGVQRYLGKPYQELDLMRNVYDLLGIARVRE comes from the coding sequence ATGAGCGCGCTGCGAGAAGCCATGAGCCACGCCGTGCTCGGCTGGGTGAAGCCCGAGCTGGACGAGACCCTGCGCCTGGTGCGGCAGGAGATCGAGGCCTTCGTCGAGACGCCCGCGGACACCAGCCGCATGCGTTTCTGCGCCGGTTACCTGCACCAGGTGCAGGGCACGCTGCGCATGGTGGAGCTGTATGCCCCGGCGATGGTGGCCGAGGAACTGGAACTGCTGGCCAAGGCGTTGCAGGAAGGCGCCGCGGGGGATCGCGACGAAGCCTGCGCCACGCTGATGCGCGGCGCGGTGCTGCTGCCGGACTACCTGGAGCGCCTGCAGGAAGGCCATCGCGACATTCCCATCGTGCTGCTGCCGCTGCTCAACGAGATCCGCGCGGCGCGCGGCGCGTCGGGGCTCAACGAGAGCATGCTGTTCCCGCCGGGCACGGATGACGTCGCCGCACCCAGCGAGGCCGAGATCGACCACGCGCGCAGCAGTCTGAGCGGACGCAACCGCGAGCTGCTCGACACGGTCGGCAACGCGGTGAAGGAAGAGCTGCTGCGGGTGAAGGATGCGCTGGACCTGCACCTGCGCACCGGCAGCGATGCCGGCGAACTCGAGCCGCAGGTCGCCGAACTGGGCAACGTGGCCGACACGCTGGGCATGATGGGCCTGGGCGTGGCGCGCGACGTGGTGATGCAGCAGCGCGACACGCTGCGCGACGTCGTCGCCGGCAGCCGGCCGGCCGACGAGGGCACGCTGCTGGATGTGGCCGGCGCGCTGCTTTACGTGGATGCGTCGCTGGACGATCAGGTCGCCCGGCTGGGCAGCGCCGGCGATGCCGCGCCGGACCCGAGCACCGCCGAATCCCAGCGCACCGTCGAGGTGCTGGCGCAGGAAGCGATCATCAATTTCGCCGGTGCGCGCGAGCGCTTCGTGGCGTTCATCGAGACCAACTGGGACCACGGCGAACTGGCCGAAGTGCCGCGCCTGCTGGATGAAGTGGCCGGCGCGCTGCGCATGCTCGAACTGGGCCAGGCAGGCGACTACGTGACCGGCGTGCGCCGCTATGTCGGCAGCGAGCTGATCGGCAAGAAGCGCGTGCCCGGCGGACAGCAGCTGGACACCCTGGCCGACGCGATGGCCAGCCTGGAGTACTACCTGGAGGCGCTGCGCGAGCGGCGTCCCAATCGCGAGGACATCCTCGAGATCACCCGCGGCAGCCTGGAGGCGCTGCGCTACTGGCCGCTGCCGCCGGAGGCGCCGGCCGAGCAGGAAGCGGCTGTCATCACCGCACCGGCGGTTGCCGCGACCGAACCCCCTGCGGCACCCGCGATCGAGGCACCGGCCGCGCAGCCCGCAGAGGACACCGCGCCCGCACCGTCCTTCGGCGCGCTGAGCCTGGAGCCGCTCGATACGGCGCCCGTGCTGGGCGACGCGAATCCCTTCGATCCGGTCGGTTTCGAAGAGGCCGCTGCGGACGTCGAAGCCACGACGTTCGTGGTCGAGCTCGAAGAACAGGCGGCTGCGTCGGCGCCGGACGACGCGCCGGTCGAACCCGAGGCGCCTGCGGCGCAGGAAGAGGCCGCTGCGTTCGCCCCGGCCACACCGGTCGAGGCGGAAGAAGACGCGCTGCCGGACCTGCGCCACGAAATCGCGGCCGCGGCCGCCGCGCTGCCGGCGGCGGCGATGGTGGGGGGCTTCGATGCCGACGCCACCGACATCGACGACGAGATCCGGGAAGTCTTCCTGGAGGAATTCGACGAGGAGATCGTCAACCTCCGCCAGCTGCTGCCGGTATGGCGCAGCAACCCGGAAGACCTGGAGCGGCTGCGCCCGATCCGTCGCGTGTTCCACACGCTGAAGGGCAGCGGGCGCCTGGTCGGTGCCAAGACGCTGGGCGAGTTCAGCTGGAAGGTGGAGAACATGCTCAACCGCGTGCTGGACCGCACGCGCGAGCCCAGCCATGCCGTCGAGGCGCTGCTGGAACAGGCCTGCGATGCGCTCCCGCAGCTCAACGCCGCACTGCGCGGCCAGGGCAGCGTGACGGCCGACCTGGCCGGCCTGCAGGGCGTGGCCGACCGCCTGGCCGCCGGCGAAGACGCCTACTACAGCGCCGAAGCCCCGGTGCTGGCGGAGGACGAGGAGTTCGTCGAGCCCGCCTACGTCGCTCCGGTCGCGGAGGACGTGCCGGCCGTGTTCGAGCCGGAAACCGAAGGCACGCCGGCGTCGGTGGACGCGGTGCTGCGCGAGATCCTGGAAACCGAGGTGGACAACCACCTGGACACGGTCGACACCTGGCTGCAGAAGGCGCAGGTGGAGGCCACGCCGGTCAACGAAGAACTGCTGCGCGCCATCCATACGATGAACGGCGCCCTGGCCATGGCCGACGTGCCCGAGATCACCCACGTCACCGGCCCGGCGGAGCAGTACGTCAAGCGCCTGCTGGCCGCCGGTGAGACGCCCACGCCGGAAGGCGTGGCCGCGCTGGCCGATACCGCGCAGGCGATCCGCCGCAGCGTGGCGGCCCTGCAGGCGCCGTCGCCGCGCATCCCCGTGTTCGCCGCGCTGTCCGCGCAACTGGCGGCGCTGGGCGACAGCCTGCCCGACCTGCGCACCGGGGCGCAGATCGTCGACGACACGCGCCAGGGCACCTATGTGGGCCAGACGCCGATCACCGCGCCGGTCGGTCCCTCCGACGTGGAGCTGCTGGCCATGGACCTGTCGGCCTACCTCGATGCCGAGGCGGCCGACGTGGCGGGCGGATTGGCCAACGTGATGGACGCGGAAGGCGCCGCCGAAGTGCCGGCCGATACCGTCGCAGCGGCTCCCGCCGAGGCGGTGGAGACGGTGTCGCGGGAGGACATCCCCGCTGCCGTGCCGCAGGTGCCGTCGCCCGCCGATCAGAGCATCACCTTCTACGACATCGATTACCGCATCCTGCCGCGCACGCAGGTGCAGGACGCCGGCATCGTGGCGCCGCCGGGCGAAGCGGCGCAGCAGGACCTCGCGCCATCGGCGACCGACGAGATGGCCGCCGCCGATGCGGGCGCCGACGCCGCTGCCGATGCAGGCCTGCACGAGGTGGCGCAGACCGATCAGGCCGACGAGGCCGTCCCGCAGCCGGCGGACGAGGCGGAGCATGCCGCGGACGAAACCGGCTTCGTGGCGGACGACGAGGCCCTGCGGGTCGATGCCGATCTGCCCGCCTTCCTCGCCGGGGCCGATGCCGCACCGCGGGCCGGGAGCGCCGGCGACGGAGAGGTGGCCGACGACGCCGCTGCGCAGGACGAGGTCGGCGCAGGGGTGTCCGGAGAGGAGATCGAGACCGGGGCGGGCGAGCCCGTCATGATGGCGGAGACCCCCGACGCTGCCGTCGTCGTCGAAGTCGTCGAAGTCATCGAAGAGACCGCCATCGAAGAGACCGCCGTCGACGGCGACGCCGTCGCGGCCATCGACATGTCTTCGCCCACAGTGGAAGACGTGGCTGTAGCCGAAGCCGAAGCTGATGCCGAAGCCGAAGCCGAAGCCGAAGCCGAAGCCGAAGCACTGCCGATCGTCGACAGCATGGAGGTGGAGGACGCATCCGCCGAACCCTCCGAGCCGATCGAAGTCGTCCGGACCGCCGAAGCCGGCGAAGCGGTGGATGCATCCGCAGCGGAAACTTCCGCAGCGCAGGACGTCGAACCCGTTGCCTCCCTCGAAGCCGAGGAGTCTGCCGTGACCAGTGCGCCCGCCGACATGCCGGAGCCGGAAGAGGCCCTCGACCTGACCGGGCTGGACCTGGATCTGGTCGAGATCTTCATCGAAGAAGGCAACGACCTGCTCGACCACTCCGACGACCTGCTGGCCAGGCTGCGCGAGACGCCGGAAGACCGCGCGCTGGTGATCAGCCTGCAGCGCGACCTGCACACCCTGAAGGGTGGCGCGCGCATGGCCGGCATCCACGCCGTCGGCGACCTAGGCCATGCCATCGAGTCGATGCTGGAATCGATCGCCGGCCAGCGCACCGAGTTGGACCGCCGGGCGATCCAGCTGCTCGAGCGCGGCTTCGACACCCTGCATGCGCAGCTGGCGCGGGTCACCGCGCGTCGCGCCGTGGCCATCCCGGATGGCATGATCGCCGAGTTCAATGCGCGTGCGCGCGGCATCGAACTGCCGGCCGCGCCGGTGGCCGCGGAAGCGGCTCCCGCATCGATCGAGCTGGCGCCGCTGTCGGCCCCGATCGAGACCGAACTGGCTGCGCCCGTCGAGGAGGAGTTCTTCCCGATGGGCCAGCAGGAACAGGTGCGCGTGCGCGCCGACCTGCTGGACCGCCTGGTGAACCATGCCGGCGAGGTCGCCATCTACCGCGCGCGCCTGGAACAGCAGTTGGGTGCATTCCGCGGCGCGATGGCCGAACTGGACCGCACCAACATCCGCCTGCACGACCAGTTGCGTCGCCTGGACCTGGAAACGGAAGCGCAGATCGTGGCGCGCTACCAGCGCGAGCACGACAAGCAGGATCCGACGTTCGACCCGCTGGAACTGGACCGCTTCTCCACCCTGCAGCAGCTCAGCCGTGCGCTGGCCGAATCGGCCGCCGACATCAGCGGCCTGCAGGGCGTGCTGGACGACCTGTCGCGCCAGTACGACAGCCTGCTGCAGCAGCAGTCGCGCGTCAGTTCCGAACTGCAGGACGGCCTGATGCGGGCGCGCATGGTGCCGTTCGAAGGCATCGTGCCGCGCCTGCGCCGCGTGCTGCGCCAGGCGGCCAGCGACACGCAGAAGCAGGTGAACCTGCAGCTGTCCGGTACCCACGGCGAAATGGACCGCAACGTGCTGGAGCGCATGACCGCGCCGCTGGAGCACCTGCTGCGCAACTCCGTGGCCCATGGCCTGGAATCGCCCCAGGCGCGCCGCAAGGCCGGCAAGCCCGAGGAAGGCACCGTGCAGGTCGCGCTGCGCCGGGAAGGGTCGGAAATGGTGCTGGTCGTCTCCGACGACGGCGCCGGCCTGGACCGCCAGGCGATCCGCCGTCGCGCCGAACAGCGCGGGCTGATCCAGCCCGGCGCCGCGTTGGCCGACGCCGACCTGGACCGCCTGATCCTGGAATCCGGCTTCAGCACCTACGACCAGGTCAGCCAGCTGGCCGGCCGCGGCGTGGGCATGGACGTGGTGTACAACGAAGTGCGCCAGCTGGGCGGATCGCTGGATATCACGTCCACGCCGGGCCAGGGCGCCACCTTCACCCTGCGTCTGCCGCAGACGCTGGCGGTCACCCAGGCGGTGTTCGTGCAGATCGGCGAAACGCAGTTCGCGGTGCCGGTGGCGGCGGTCAGTGGTATCGGCCGCATCAGCCATGCCCGGTTCAATGCCGGCGCCGGCGCCTATCACTACGCCGGCGAAGACTATCCGCTGTACAACCTCGGTCATCTGGTGGGCCACGGCCCGGCCAAGGCCGAAGGCCAGGCGCAGGTGCCGCTGCTGCTGGTGCGCGCCGGCGACCTGCGTGCGGCCGTCGCCGTGGACCAGGTGCTGGGCAACCGCGAGATCGTGGTCAAGCCGGTCGGCCCGCAGATCGCCTCCATCCCGGGCATCTACGGCGCCACCATCACCGGCGATGGCAGCGTGGTGGTGATCCTGGACGCCGCCCCGCTGGTGCGCCGCCACCTGGCCCAGCCGGCCCAGCCGACCCAGCCCACGGCGGCCGTCGAACAGCGCCGCGTGCCGCTGGTGATGGTGGTGGACGATTCGCTGACCATGCGCAAGGTGACCAGCCGCGTGCTGGAGCGCCACAACTTCGAGGTCTCGGCCGCGCGCGACGGCGTGGAAGCGCTGGAGAAGCTGGAGGAGCGCGTGCCCGACCTGATGCTGCTGGACATCGAGATGCCGCGCATGGACGGCTACGAGCTGGCCACCGCGATGAAGGCCGATCCCCGCTTCAAGGACGTGCCCATCGTGATGATCACCTCGCGCACCGGCGACAAGCACCGCCAGCGCGCCTTCGACATCGGCGTGCAGCGCTACCTGGGCAAGCCGTACCAGGAGCTGGACCTGATGCGCAACGTGTACGACCTGCTGGGAATCGCCCGTGTCCGTGAGTGA
- a CDS encoding chemotaxis protein CheB, with product MSVSEAKRVALLARPGEARERLRVALHEAGADIVLEDDPNTLDADALGGSAPQVVLVALEPAIEDSLERFDSVLHDPAVAVIFDEADLAARRQGWDAQRWARHLAAKLHGHRDVLPPGREEDMVLQLEPGLPVTPAQLHEADGIALHLEEAADRALELPSDDFAYTGGLQARQAGEQVVDADDWLRTASQETAPAPSPAVPPPLPDAPSAPPPVPAPKFDLSSLELEPLDAGGTSAAARVQGAVLVFAGIGGPDAVRKLLAELPEGFPKPVLVHLRLDGGRYDNLVRQMERVAHMPVVLAEAGTPAEAGHVYVLPGDVVPFVDAGQVAFRPGAVIHTMIPQLPPADSAVLLLSGSDSALVDPAATLGTQGALVLGQSQEGCYDPAAPRALAARGADLGTPAQLAQRLTDRWF from the coding sequence GTGTCCGTGAGTGAAGCCAAACGCGTCGCCCTGCTGGCGCGCCCGGGCGAGGCGCGCGAGCGCCTGCGCGTGGCGCTGCACGAGGCGGGTGCCGACATCGTGCTGGAAGACGACCCCAACACCCTCGACGCCGATGCCCTGGGCGGCAGTGCGCCGCAGGTGGTGCTGGTGGCGCTGGAACCGGCCATCGAGGACAGCCTGGAGCGCTTCGACAGCGTGCTGCACGACCCCGCGGTCGCGGTCATCTTCGACGAGGCCGATCTGGCCGCCCGCCGGCAGGGCTGGGACGCGCAACGATGGGCGCGGCACCTGGCCGCCAAGCTGCACGGCCACCGCGACGTCCTGCCTCCCGGCCGTGAAGAGGACATGGTCCTGCAGCTGGAGCCCGGTCTGCCGGTGACGCCCGCGCAACTGCACGAAGCCGACGGAATCGCCCTGCACCTGGAGGAGGCGGCCGACCGGGCGCTGGAACTGCCGAGCGACGATTTCGCCTATACCGGAGGCCTGCAGGCGCGCCAGGCCGGGGAACAGGTGGTCGATGCCGACGACTGGCTGCGCACGGCCAGCCAGGAAACGGCGCCGGCCCCGTCTCCGGCCGTACCGCCGCCGCTGCCGGACGCGCCTTCGGCCCCGCCGCCGGTCCCGGCGCCCAAGTTCGACCTGTCCAGCCTGGAACTGGAACCCCTGGACGCCGGCGGTACGTCGGCGGCCGCCCGTGTGCAGGGCGCGGTACTGGTGTTCGCCGGCATCGGCGGCCCCGATGCGGTGCGCAAGCTGCTGGCCGAGCTGCCGGAGGGGTTTCCCAAGCCGGTGCTGGTGCACCTGCGCCTGGATGGTGGCCGCTACGACAACCTGGTCCGGCAGATGGAGCGCGTGGCGCACATGCCGGTGGTGCTGGCCGAGGCCGGCACGCCCGCCGAAGCGGGACACGTCTATGTGCTGCCCGGCGACGTCGTGCCGTTCGTGGATGCCGGCCAGGTGGCGTTCCGCCCCGGCGCGGTGATCCACACGATGATCCCGCAGCTTCCCCCTGCCGACAGTGCGGTATTGCTGCTCAGCGGCAGCGACAGTGCGCTGGTCGATCCGGCGGCGACGCTGGGCACGCAGGGCGCGCTGGTGCTGGGCCAGTCGCAGGAAGGCTGCTACGACCCGGCCGCGCCGCGTGCGCTGGCCGCCCGCGGCGCCGATCTCGGCACGCCCGCGCAACTGGCGCAGCGCCTGACCGACCGCTGGTTCTGA
- the nudE gene encoding ADP compounds hydrolase NudE, with protein MSRLPIIHGITQRTDGPDRHVEELDLEFSNGERRRYHRLRSQGHGAVVVVPMQDEDTVLLVREYAAGMHRYELGLVKGRIDAGETPEQAADRELKEEAGFGARRIDVLRALTLAPTYMSHQSWLVVARDLYPERLPGDEPEELEVVPWKLQDLDRLMLREDFSEGRSLAALFIAREWLKERT; from the coding sequence ATGAGCCGACTGCCGATCATCCATGGCATCACCCAGCGCACCGACGGGCCCGACCGGCATGTCGAAGAACTGGACCTGGAATTCAGCAACGGCGAGCGCCGTCGCTACCACCGGTTGCGTTCGCAGGGCCATGGCGCCGTGGTCGTGGTGCCGATGCAGGACGAGGACACGGTGCTGCTGGTGCGCGAGTACGCCGCCGGCATGCACCGCTACGAACTGGGCCTGGTGAAGGGCCGCATCGACGCGGGCGAGACGCCGGAACAGGCGGCCGACCGCGAACTGAAGGAAGAGGCCGGCTTCGGCGCGCGCCGCATCGACGTGCTCCGTGCCCTGACCCTGGCGCCCACCTACATGAGCCACCAGTCCTGGCTGGTGGTGGCAAGAGACCTGTACCCCGAGCGCCTGCCGGGGGATGAACCCGAGGAGTTGGAAGTAGTGCCCTGGAAGTTGCAAGACCTCGACCGGCTGATGCTGCGCGAGGATTTTTCGGAAGGCCGTTCGCTGGCGGCGTTGTTCATCGCCCGCGAATGGTTGAAAGAGCGGACATGA
- a CDS encoding 16S rRNA (uracil(1498)-N(3))-methyltransferase: protein MRLTRCYVELPLRAGARVVLPELTANHLARVLRLREGDACVLFNGDGQDHDGRIASIGKREVVVELQASRAVHTESPLQVTLLQGVARGEKMDLILQKATELGVAAVIPVMAERTEVKLDAERAEKRVAHWRSVIASACEQSGRARLPALSAPTPLNDAARGIAGDALRLTLDPTGDVSLATVQVTTGAVVIAIGPEGGWSPRDRDTLSAAGFTGLRLGPRILRTETAGLAAIAALQSRFGDL from the coding sequence ATGCGCCTGACCCGCTGTTACGTGGAGCTGCCGCTGCGGGCGGGCGCGCGCGTCGTCCTGCCCGAACTGACGGCCAACCACCTGGCCCGCGTGCTGCGGCTGCGCGAAGGCGACGCCTGCGTGCTGTTCAACGGCGACGGCCAGGATCATGACGGCCGCATCGCGTCGATCGGCAAGCGCGAGGTGGTGGTCGAGCTGCAGGCGTCGCGCGCGGTCCATACCGAATCGCCGCTGCAGGTCACCCTGCTGCAGGGCGTCGCGCGCGGCGAGAAGATGGACCTGATCCTGCAGAAGGCGACCGAACTGGGCGTCGCCGCCGTGATCCCGGTCATGGCCGAACGCACCGAGGTGAAACTGGATGCCGAGCGCGCGGAGAAGCGCGTGGCGCACTGGCGCAGTGTCATCGCCTCGGCCTGCGAACAGAGCGGCCGTGCGCGCCTGCCGGCGTTGTCCGCGCCGACCCCGCTCAACGACGCCGCGCGCGGCATCGCCGGCGATGCGTTGCGCCTGACGCTCGACCCCACCGGCGACGTGTCGCTGGCGACCGTGCAGGTCACGACGGGAGCGGTGGTGATCGCGATCGGTCCGGAGGGCGGCTGGTCGCCGCGCGATCGCGACACGCTGTCGGCGGCAGGGTTCACCGGCCTGCGCCTCGGTCCGCGCATCCTGCGCACGGAAACCGCCGGCCTGGCCGCCATCGCCGCGCTGCAATCGCGCTTCGGCGACCTGTAG